A region from the Halomonas piscis genome encodes:
- a CDS encoding diguanylate cyclase translates to MLFGLACTWLLVVALALGIAWYLGKSMVQETSVAHLRYETTMLADEITQEVQSRISALEHVANVADTPDVSASLQRQLRHNDALLEWFEGVVIIDADGNLKADWPVLEERRGFNISHREYFRMIKGTGSPYVSEPLIGQASRVPLVLIGVPRHDDSGDFAGMVGGVMSLDSGELFTRLDRQVRRGSYVGIFTASGKVLYHPDQAKIMADSDVFSDNAALVNAMYGWEGEAVGELYRGKRGLQLYKQVWPANWVVGRFITLEEIRAPLAGFIRQLWWVWGLMGLCMLPLLWWVLGGMLKPLYYLQQQMGEVGRAHRERIELGSEVNEFQDIAGTFNQVEAERKALLDDLKERGAFLDEMLNATPEGMFVANLDGDITYMNPALLAMLGLSSTITTARWLSHVHPDDRDGIVKLWRESLAARNDFVLQLRFIRSDGILLWLEIHSRFVVLSRGEQTLDLVGTMKDITQSREQEALTRWEAEHDPLTGLLNRRGFERRLDEAFAEYKKTATPSALLMFDLDHFKPINDRGGHALGDEMLRRIARVLNLKVRRSDYAARQGGDEFAVLLPSCTLSQAQPIAEALRQAVADIVVTARDSDFRVTLSMGVTAFSAGDQEVKEALARADTASYEAKALGRNALIVSMPDENDMPEQPD, encoded by the coding sequence ATGCTATTCGGCCTGGCCTGCACCTGGCTTTTGGTCGTGGCGCTGGCGCTGGGCATCGCCTGGTACCTGGGTAAAAGCATGGTCCAGGAAACCAGCGTCGCGCACCTGCGCTATGAGACGACCATGCTGGCCGACGAAATCACCCAGGAGGTGCAGTCGCGCATCAGCGCCCTGGAGCACGTCGCCAACGTGGCCGATACGCCGGATGTCTCGGCCTCTCTCCAGCGCCAGCTTCGGCACAACGATGCGCTGCTTGAGTGGTTCGAAGGGGTGGTGATCATTGATGCCGACGGCAACCTGAAGGCTGACTGGCCGGTGCTTGAAGAGCGCCGCGGCTTTAATATCAGCCACCGGGAATATTTTCGCATGATCAAGGGCACCGGAAGCCCCTACGTCAGTGAGCCCCTCATCGGCCAGGCCAGCCGGGTGCCTCTGGTGCTCATCGGCGTGCCGCGCCACGATGACAGCGGCGACTTTGCCGGCATGGTCGGCGGCGTCATGAGCCTGGACAGCGGCGAGCTCTTTACCCGCCTGGACCGGCAGGTGCGTCGCGGCAGCTACGTGGGCATCTTCACCGCGTCGGGCAAGGTGCTTTATCACCCCGACCAGGCGAAGATCATGGCAGACTCCGACGTTTTCAGCGACAACGCTGCGCTGGTTAACGCCATGTACGGCTGGGAGGGCGAGGCAGTGGGCGAGCTGTACCGCGGCAAAAGGGGGCTACAGCTCTACAAGCAGGTATGGCCGGCAAACTGGGTAGTCGGACGCTTCATCACCCTTGAGGAGATCCGGGCGCCGCTTGCCGGGTTTATCCGCCAGCTGTGGTGGGTCTGGGGCTTAATGGGGCTTTGCATGCTGCCGCTGCTGTGGTGGGTGCTGGGGGGGATGCTAAAGCCCCTGTACTACCTGCAGCAGCAGATGGGCGAAGTCGGCCGGGCGCATCGCGAGCGCATTGAGCTGGGGAGTGAGGTAAATGAGTTTCAGGATATTGCCGGCACGTTCAATCAGGTCGAGGCCGAGCGTAAAGCTCTGCTTGACGACCTGAAAGAGCGCGGCGCCTTTCTGGACGAAATGCTCAACGCTACCCCCGAGGGCATGTTCGTGGCCAATCTCGACGGCGACATCACCTACATGAACCCGGCCTTGCTGGCGATGCTGGGCCTTTCGTCCACCATCACCACGGCCCGCTGGCTCAGCCATGTTCACCCCGATGACCGCGACGGCATCGTCAAGCTGTGGCGCGAAAGCCTGGCGGCGCGCAACGACTTTGTGCTTCAGCTGCGCTTTATCCGGTCGGACGGCATTCTTCTCTGGCTGGAGATTCACTCCCGATTCGTGGTGCTGTCCCGGGGCGAGCAGACGCTGGACCTGGTGGGCACCATGAAAGATATTACCCAGAGCCGCGAACAGGAAGCGCTGACGCGCTGGGAGGCCGAGCACGATCCGCTTACCGGCTTGCTGAACCGCCGCGGGTTCGAGCGCCGGCTGGACGAAGCCTTTGCCGAATACAAGAAAACCGCCACGCCTTCGGCGCTGCTGATGTTCGACCTTGACCATTTCAAGCCCATCAATGACCGAGGTGGCCATGCCCTGGGCGATGAGATGCTGCGCCGCATTGCCCGGGTGTTGAACCTTAAGGTACGCCGCAGCGACTACGCGGCCCGCCAGGGGGGCGATGAGTTTGCCGTGCTGCTGCCCAGCTGTACGCTCTCCCAGGCGCAGCCCATCGCCGAGGCCCTGCGCCAGGCCGTGGCCGATATTGTCGTGACCGCGCGCGACAGCGATTTTCGCGTGACGCTGAGCATGGGGGTCACGGCCTTCAGCGCCGGCGATCAAGAGGTGAAGGAGGCGCTTGCCAGGGCGGATACCGCCAGCTATGAAGCCAAGGCGTTGGGGCGTAACGCCCTGATTGTCAGCATGCCGGACGAAAACGACATGCCGGAGCAGCCTGACTGA
- a CDS encoding AEC family transporter: MPLLEILTRTLEVTLPVFVMVFAGMGLRRIGWIDAAFVGTASSLIFKATLPALVFLSLIRADLGVALNLPLLGFFVLATAVQFTLCWAWARYRVRPADRGTYIQGAFRGNCGIVGLALAHAMYGDYGLSAGSVLLGLVIVIYNSLSVVALVVHQPETSSSATTLGRNIATNPLIIAVVAALPFAALDITLPGWLMHTGDLFASLTLPLALICIGGTLSVSALYTSGRAAVGASLFKMLWLPGLATLAALAFGFHGRELGLLFLYFAAPTATGSFVMARALGGNAALAANIIAMTTLAASVTVTLGIFALQLAGWV; encoded by the coding sequence ATGCCGCTGCTGGAGATACTGACCCGCACGCTTGAGGTGACGCTGCCGGTTTTCGTCATGGTGTTTGCCGGTATGGGGCTGAGGCGCATCGGCTGGATTGACGCCGCCTTTGTGGGGACTGCCTCATCGCTGATTTTCAAGGCCACCCTGCCGGCGCTGGTGTTTCTCAGCCTGATACGCGCCGATCTGGGCGTGGCGCTGAACCTGCCGCTGCTCGGCTTTTTTGTCTTGGCCACCGCCGTTCAGTTTACTCTCTGCTGGGCATGGGCACGCTACCGCGTGAGGCCGGCCGACCGCGGCACTTACATCCAGGGAGCCTTTCGCGGCAACTGCGGCATCGTCGGACTGGCGCTGGCGCACGCCATGTACGGCGACTACGGCCTGTCAGCCGGCAGCGTGCTGCTCGGGCTGGTGATCGTGATCTACAACAGCCTCTCGGTGGTCGCCCTGGTCGTACACCAGCCAGAAACCTCCAGCAGCGCCACCACCCTCGGGCGCAATATTGCCACCAATCCGCTGATTATCGCCGTGGTCGCGGCGCTGCCGTTTGCCGCGCTGGATATCACCCTGCCCGGGTGGCTGATGCACACCGGCGATCTGTTTGCGTCGCTTACGCTGCCGCTGGCGCTGATCTGCATTGGCGGGACGCTCTCGGTTTCTGCCCTTTACACCAGCGGCCGCGCCGCTGTTGGCGCCAGCCTGTTCAAGATGCTCTGGCTGCCGGGCCTGGCCACGCTTGCGGCGCTGGCTTTCGGGTTTCACGGCCGCGAGCTGGGCCTGTTGTTCTTGTACTTCGCCGCGCCCACGGCCACCGGCAGCTTTGTCATGGCCCGGGCGCTGGGCGGCAATGCGGCGCTTGCCGCCAACATCATCGCCATGACCACCCTGGCCGCAAGCGTCACCGTCACCCTCGGCATTTTTGCCCTGCAGCTTGCTGGCTGGGTATAA
- a CDS encoding carboxymuconolactone decarboxylase family protein: protein MSRLPIISMEKADHDVAPALQAVQQQLGMLPNFFAGMAHHPGTLNAFLAAQQAITEGSRLTAAQREIIALAVANANGCRYCVSGHTLSARAAGVSAEAAKQAQAGKAEKPQDQVLLDLALAVLEQRGHVTDGALNAARDAGLDDATLVEIVGLVSINSLSNWMNNMIRPAIDFPEVALV from the coding sequence ATGTCACGACTCCCCATCATCAGCATGGAAAAAGCCGATCATGACGTAGCGCCTGCGCTTCAGGCCGTACAGCAACAGCTCGGCATGCTGCCCAACTTCTTTGCTGGCATGGCTCACCACCCGGGTACGCTCAACGCTTTTCTCGCCGCCCAGCAGGCCATCACCGAAGGCAGCCGGCTTACCGCTGCCCAGCGCGAAATCATCGCCCTCGCCGTGGCCAACGCCAACGGCTGCCGTTACTGCGTCAGCGGGCATACGCTCAGCGCCAGGGCGGCAGGCGTTAGCGCCGAGGCAGCCAAGCAGGCTCAGGCAGGCAAGGCCGAGAAGCCTCAGGACCAAGTGCTGCTGGACCTGGCACTAGCGGTGCTGGAACAGCGCGGCCACGTTACCGATGGCGCGCTGAACGCCGCCCGCGACGCCGGACTGGACGACGCAACGCTAGTCGAAATCGTCGGGCTGGTCAGCATCAACAGCCTGAGCAACTGGATGAACAACATGATTCGCCCGGCCATCGACTTTCCTGAAGTGGCGCTGGTCTAA
- a CDS encoding YgaP family membrane protein: protein MTRNVGKIDKTVRIAAGIALILLALTGIIGAWGWVGIVPLATGFFSFCPAYRLLGLNTCQRK, encoded by the coding sequence ATGACTCGCAACGTAGGCAAGATCGATAAAACCGTACGCATCGCCGCCGGCATTGCGCTGATTCTGCTGGCGCTAACCGGCATCATCGGCGCCTGGGGCTGGGTTGGCATAGTGCCGCTGGCCACCGGCTTTTTCAGCTTCTGCCCGGCCTATCGCCTGCTGGGCTTGAATACCTGCCAGCGTAAATAG
- a CDS encoding rhodanese-like domain-containing protein: protein MNVHHTFALGLLVTTLSAGPTLANSPDQYRETQLGLYVDAQDAYALMQDDDSAVLIDVRDPIEIKFTGFATPTDIHVPWLLADREHFNAEAQTWPMTQNTDFADQVRAQLEAQHVAEDDPIIVMCRSGSTRSAPAADAIHEMGYSEVYSVTDGFEGSQLKDGDSAGVRAVSGWRNGGLPWSYNVDSDVAWQPEL from the coding sequence ATGAATGTTCACCACACGTTTGCCTTGGGGCTACTGGTAACAACGCTGAGCGCCGGTCCGACACTGGCCAACTCACCCGACCAATATCGGGAAACCCAGTTGGGGCTTTACGTTGATGCCCAGGATGCCTATGCGCTGATGCAGGATGACGATAGCGCGGTGCTGATCGATGTGCGCGACCCGATAGAAATCAAATTCACCGGCTTTGCCACGCCCACTGATATTCATGTGCCCTGGTTGCTGGCAGACCGGGAGCACTTCAACGCCGAGGCGCAAACATGGCCGATGACCCAAAACACGGACTTTGCCGATCAGGTGCGCGCACAGCTGGAGGCACAGCACGTTGCCGAGGATGACCCCATCATTGTGATGTGCCGCTCGGGCTCTACCCGTAGTGCACCGGCGGCAGATGCTATTCATGAAATGGGCTACAGCGAGGTCTATTCGGTTACCGATGGCTTTGAAGGTAGTCAACTGAAGGATGGCGACTCTGCCGGTGTGCGTGCGGTCAGCGGCTGGCGCAACGGTGGGCTGCCCTGGAGCTATAACGTAGATTCTGACGTCGCCTGGCAGCCGGAATTATAA
- a CDS encoding ArsR/SmtB family transcription factor translates to MPDATHIELSLLRERAGEAHKLLKTLANIDRLMLLCQLSQGEMNVGELERELGIEQPTLSQQLGVLRREALVATRRDGKQIYYRIVDDKVMAVIETLYAQFCADDSD, encoded by the coding sequence ATGCCCGACGCCACACACATCGAGCTATCTCTCCTGCGTGAGCGAGCCGGCGAGGCCCACAAGCTGCTCAAGACATTGGCCAATATCGACCGCTTGATGCTGCTGTGCCAGCTTTCCCAGGGCGAGATGAACGTCGGCGAGCTGGAACGCGAGCTGGGCATCGAGCAGCCCACGCTCTCCCAGCAGCTGGGCGTGCTGCGCCGGGAAGCGCTGGTCGCCACCCGGCGAGACGGCAAGCAGATTTACTACCGCATCGTCGATGACAAGGTCATGGCGGTGATCGAGACGCTTTACGCGCAGTTCTGCGCGGATGACAGCGACTGA
- a CDS encoding MBL fold metallo-hydrolase translates to MPDQAHQRPAVTAFFDEPTRTFSYVVRDPQSTACAIIDSVLDFDYAAGKTDVRSADAIIEFIRAEGLTVEWVLETHVHADHLSAAPYLHETLGGQTGIGANITVVQEVFGKAFNAGAEFARDGSQFDRLFAEGDTFVIGGLMGRVLHTPGHTPACLTYVIGDAAFVGDTLFMPDYGTARCDFPGGDARALYRSIHKVLALPDDTRLFLCHDYKAPGRDTYQHETSVAEQRAHNVHVHEGVSEAEFVKMRTERDATLGMPRLILPSVQVNMRAGELPPAEDNGQVYLKVPLNRF, encoded by the coding sequence ATGCCTGACCAAGCCCATCAACGGCCGGCGGTTACCGCGTTTTTTGACGAGCCCACTCGCACTTTCAGCTACGTAGTGCGCGACCCGCAAAGCACCGCCTGCGCGATCATCGACTCGGTGCTGGACTTCGACTATGCCGCCGGGAAAACCGACGTGCGCTCCGCCGATGCCATCATCGAGTTTATCCGCGCCGAAGGGCTGACGGTGGAATGGGTGCTGGAAACCCACGTCCACGCTGACCATCTTTCCGCCGCGCCCTACCTGCACGAGACGCTTGGCGGCCAGACCGGCATTGGCGCCAATATCACCGTGGTGCAGGAGGTGTTTGGCAAGGCGTTCAACGCCGGCGCCGAATTCGCCCGGGACGGCAGCCAGTTTGACCGCCTGTTTGCAGAGGGCGACACCTTCGTCATCGGCGGGCTAATGGGCCGGGTGCTGCACACCCCGGGCCATACGCCGGCGTGTTTGACCTACGTCATCGGCGACGCCGCCTTCGTCGGTGATACCCTGTTCATGCCCGACTACGGCACCGCCCGGTGTGACTTTCCCGGCGGCGATGCCCGGGCGCTCTATCGCTCCATTCACAAGGTGCTGGCGCTGCCCGACGACACCCGGCTTTTCCTCTGCCACGACTACAAGGCCCCCGGGCGCGATACCTATCAGCATGAAACCAGCGTCGCCGAACAGCGCGCGCACAACGTGCATGTGCACGAAGGCGTCAGCGAAGCCGAGTTTGTCAAAATGCGCACCGAGCGCGACGCTACCCTGGGCATGCCGCGGCTGATTCTGCCCTCGGTACAGGTCAATATGCGCGCCGGCGAGCTTCCCCCGGCGGAAGATAACGGCCAGGTCTACTTAAAAGTGCCGCTCAATCGCTTCTAG
- a CDS encoding ABC-type transport auxiliary lipoprotein family protein, with the protein MILPARLSILLAVLMTLPACSLLPDQTPQRTFLLPATTQPAAPAPALDTTLRLETPRAAQLLASPRILVRPNRQEISVYAGTRWNDDAPALLRDRLIEAFRQDGRLATVVREGSRVQSDLTLSSDLGAFQSEYNGDQAPQAVIRLDVQLLDESNRKVVASRRFDVRQQSDSPQLESVVDAFGLAADKLATQLVDWVIANTNKN; encoded by the coding sequence ATGATCCTGCCCGCGCGCCTCAGTATTCTCCTCGCCGTGTTAATGACCCTGCCGGCCTGCAGTCTGCTACCCGATCAAACACCGCAGCGTACCTTCCTGCTGCCGGCCACGACGCAGCCTGCCGCGCCAGCGCCAGCGCTTGATACGACGCTGCGCCTGGAAACGCCTCGCGCCGCCCAATTACTCGCCAGTCCACGCATTCTGGTACGTCCCAACCGTCAGGAAATAAGCGTCTACGCCGGAACACGGTGGAATGACGATGCGCCGGCGCTGCTGCGCGATCGTCTCATCGAGGCCTTTCGCCAGGACGGACGCCTGGCAACAGTGGTAAGAGAAGGCAGTCGAGTCCAGAGCGACCTCACTCTAAGCAGCGATCTCGGCGCCTTCCAAAGCGAGTACAACGGTGACCAGGCTCCGCAGGCAGTCATCCGCCTAGACGTGCAGCTGCTCGACGAAAGCAACCGCAAAGTGGTCGCCAGCCGGCGTTTCGACGTCCGTCAGCAAAGCGATTCTCCTCAACTTGAGTCGGTAGTCGACGCTTTCGGCCTGGCTGCCGACAAGCTCGCGACTCAGCTGGTCGACTGGGTTATCGCTAATACAAACAAGAACTAA
- a CDS encoding MlaD family protein has translation MEPRAHHVLIGLFTIITLGGALLFALWLGKTSVERDYAYYEVGFNRAVSGLSEGNKVQYSGIEVGNVVRLSLDPEDPRHVRALIRVYSDIPVKQDTSASLALANITGSMNIQLLGGTPQSPRLQGNRNNPPMIEAKPSPLNSLLSNSEELFAQVDTLLEKANRLLSEENAEHLTRILGNVEIASQTLVDERGAIDQALTQFSRASVQAEKSLASFTRLSESAQGLLDEQGRPTLQAARQAMRDLAATTARLSTLTATHEGSLSQGLQGVGDLAPAMHELRSTLGQLNRITRRLEESPADFLLGRDPIQEFTP, from the coding sequence ATGGAACCCCGCGCCCACCACGTGCTGATCGGACTATTCACGATAATCACTCTGGGTGGCGCTCTGCTGTTTGCTCTGTGGCTCGGCAAGACCAGCGTCGAGCGCGATTACGCCTACTACGAAGTCGGTTTCAACCGTGCCGTCAGCGGACTCTCTGAAGGCAATAAAGTCCAATACAGCGGTATCGAAGTGGGCAATGTGGTCAGGCTAAGTCTCGACCCCGAAGATCCACGGCACGTGCGCGCGCTGATCCGTGTCTACAGCGATATTCCCGTCAAACAAGACACTAGCGCAAGCCTTGCTCTGGCGAACATCACCGGTAGCATGAATATCCAGCTACTTGGCGGAACCCCGCAAAGCCCACGCCTGCAAGGCAACCGCAACAATCCGCCGATGATCGAGGCCAAGCCTTCGCCACTGAACTCGCTGCTCTCTAACAGCGAGGAACTCTTCGCCCAGGTCGACACCCTGTTGGAAAAAGCCAATCGGCTGCTCTCCGAGGAAAATGCCGAGCACCTGACGCGCATCCTGGGGAACGTCGAAATCGCTTCGCAGACGCTGGTCGACGAGCGTGGCGCCATCGATCAGGCTTTGACCCAGTTCAGTCGCGCCAGCGTACAGGCTGAAAAAAGCCTGGCAAGTTTCACTCGTCTGAGCGAGTCCGCTCAGGGTTTACTGGACGAACAAGGCCGCCCCACCCTACAAGCAGCACGGCAGGCGATGCGCGACCTGGCAGCCACCACCGCACGCCTGTCAACGCTAACCGCCACTCATGAAGGTTCGCTTTCTCAGGGCCTGCAAGGCGTCGGCGACCTTGCCCCCGCCATGCACGAGCTGCGCAGCACCCTGGGCCAGCTAAACCGCATCACACGTCGTCTTGAAGAAAGCCCGGCCGATTTCCTGCTTGGCCGCGACCCAATCCAGGAGTTCACGCCATGA
- a CDS encoding ABC transporter ATP-binding protein, with protein MNQAADAQIEDPLIRVRGLENSFGSHVVHEDLDLDLRQGEILGVVGGSGSGKSVLMRSIIGLLRPKAGAITVFGKDLQRLTAQDRSRVERRFGVLFQRGALFTSLTIAENVALPLIEHAGLARDDAEMLAQVKLALAGLPAQAAANYPAELSGGMVKRAALARALALDPEVLFLDEPTAGLDPIGAEAFDRLLLTLRDALGLSVFLVTHDLDTLYATCDRVAVLARRKVLASGRLDVVATLDDDWIRDYFQGPRGRAARHISHTTEES; from the coding sequence GTGAATCAGGCCGCAGACGCTCAGATAGAAGACCCACTGATCCGGGTACGTGGATTGGAAAACAGCTTTGGCAGCCATGTCGTCCATGAGGACCTTGATCTGGACCTGCGGCAGGGTGAAATACTCGGAGTGGTGGGCGGCTCGGGTAGCGGCAAGTCGGTATTAATGCGCAGTATTATTGGCTTGTTGCGCCCCAAAGCCGGCGCTATTACGGTGTTCGGCAAGGACCTACAACGGCTCACCGCACAGGACCGCTCGCGAGTGGAAAGGCGTTTCGGGGTGCTCTTTCAGCGTGGTGCGCTTTTCACCTCCCTGACAATCGCAGAGAACGTGGCTCTGCCACTGATCGAACATGCCGGCCTTGCCCGGGACGATGCAGAGATGCTAGCGCAGGTTAAACTGGCACTGGCTGGCCTCCCCGCCCAGGCGGCGGCCAACTACCCCGCCGAACTCTCCGGCGGGATGGTCAAGCGCGCGGCCCTGGCTCGCGCCCTGGCGCTGGATCCCGAGGTATTGTTCCTCGACGAGCCCACCGCCGGTCTTGATCCCATTGGCGCGGAAGCCTTCGACCGCCTGCTGCTGACTCTGCGCGACGCCCTTGGGCTCAGCGTTTTTCTGGTCACCCACGACCTGGATACCCTTTATGCGACTTGCGACCGGGTCGCTGTGCTGGCACGCCGTAAAGTGCTGGCCAGCGGCCGGCTCGATGTAGTCGCGACCCTCGATGACGACTGGATTCGCGACTACTTTCAGGGTCCACGGGGGCGTGCTGCCCGCCATATTTCCCATACTACCGAGGAGAGCTGA
- a CDS encoding ABC transporter permease: MTQPGHISPSDGHLRLVGDWTLAHFSRLRNEVEQQTKNHPALDLSQLDALDTAGAALLAKLIGAERLAAIDDWAPELPAERRALLRTVADAMAQSAPPQPRPAQPVKDFLAETGRRVETLWHQQRQLLGFMGLALATLAAGIWRPRRWRLTSLVAQIHQTGLNALPIVALLTFLVGAVMAFLGATVLRDFGATIYTVNLVAFAFLREFGVLLAAILVAGRTASAFTAQLGAMKAHEELDAIRVQGLDPMELLVLPRVLATMVTMPILTFVGMVCGLIGGALVCLLALDISLTQFLAILQRDIPLKHFLIGLSKAPLFAFVVALIGCQEGFKVSGSAQSVGEHTTSSVVQSIFMVILLDAAAALFFMEMGW; the protein is encoded by the coding sequence ATGACACAACCCGGACACATTTCGCCGTCAGACGGCCACCTGCGCCTTGTTGGCGACTGGACGCTGGCGCATTTTTCCCGCCTGAGAAATGAGGTTGAGCAGCAAACGAAAAACCATCCAGCGCTGGATCTCTCGCAGCTTGACGCCCTGGATACGGCCGGTGCCGCTTTGCTGGCAAAGCTCATTGGCGCCGAGCGACTCGCGGCCATCGACGACTGGGCCCCCGAGCTTCCGGCTGAGCGCCGGGCCCTGCTGCGTACCGTAGCCGATGCCATGGCACAAAGCGCCCCTCCCCAACCCCGCCCTGCCCAACCGGTAAAGGACTTCCTGGCCGAAACCGGCCGGCGGGTTGAAACCCTCTGGCATCAGCAGCGCCAGCTTTTGGGCTTCATGGGCCTGGCGCTGGCAACGCTTGCCGCCGGTATCTGGCGGCCGCGTCGCTGGCGTCTGACGTCGTTAGTCGCACAGATCCATCAGACGGGCCTCAATGCCCTGCCTATCGTCGCCCTGCTGACCTTCCTGGTGGGCGCCGTGATGGCCTTTTTGGGCGCCACGGTGCTGCGCGACTTCGGCGCCACGATATATACGGTGAATCTGGTCGCTTTCGCCTTCCTTCGCGAGTTTGGCGTGTTGCTGGCCGCTATACTGGTTGCCGGCCGCACGGCCAGCGCCTTCACTGCCCAGCTTGGCGCCATGAAAGCCCACGAGGAACTCGATGCCATCCGCGTCCAGGGGCTTGATCCGATGGAACTGCTGGTGCTCCCCCGGGTGCTGGCAACAATGGTGACCATGCCGATCCTTACCTTCGTCGGCATGGTCTGCGGGCTGATCGGTGGCGCCCTGGTCTGTCTGCTGGCACTGGACATCTCGCTTACCCAGTTTCTTGCCATCTTACAGCGAGACATCCCGCTGAAGCACTTTTTGATCGGGCTAAGCAAAGCGCCGTTATTCGCCTTTGTGGTCGCCTTGATCGGCTGCCAGGAAGGCTTCAAGGTCAGCGGCAGCGCTCAGTCGGTAGGCGAGCACACCACGTCCAGCGTGGTACAGTCGATTTTTATGGTTATTCTGCTTGATGCCGCCGCGGCGCTTTTCTTTATGGAGATGGGCTGGTGA
- a CDS encoding universal stress protein has translation MYHKILLAIDSEDDGEGKRSLEEGVKLLSEDGELLLGTVCNPGGAGFFPHVTPEKPEEREKEARENLRLLVRKYLPMAMQDGVTLHVAAGKPAEKLVALAAKTCVDLIILVSKGAGSSRWPMRRATIEYVVTNAPCSVLVLPTLMKATDETSESDER, from the coding sequence ATGTATCATAAGATACTGCTAGCCATAGACTCTGAAGATGATGGCGAAGGCAAGCGCTCACTGGAAGAAGGCGTGAAATTACTGAGTGAGGACGGTGAGTTGCTTCTTGGCACGGTATGCAATCCAGGTGGGGCGGGTTTTTTCCCCCATGTTACCCCGGAAAAGCCGGAAGAGCGGGAAAAAGAAGCCCGGGAAAACCTTCGCTTGCTGGTGCGCAAGTATCTGCCTATGGCTATGCAGGATGGCGTCACTCTCCACGTAGCAGCTGGCAAACCTGCTGAAAAGCTAGTGGCGCTGGCGGCCAAGACCTGTGTGGACCTGATTATTCTGGTGTCCAAGGGAGCCGGCAGTAGCCGCTGGCCAATGCGCCGGGCCACAATTGAATATGTAGTCACTAACGCACCTTGTTCCGTACTGGTGCTGCCAACACTGATGAAAGCAACGGACGAAACCAGCGAGAGCGACGAACGTTAA